From Myxococcus guangdongensis, the proteins below share one genomic window:
- a CDS encoding URC4/urg3 family protein produces MSERPVGRTQVSPAVAWLRTPAAIRERCHQLLELGLAGKLTHFHVEPARLSAVVDTVLAVTREAYPTLDIPLHSRWRHFDAGGVPRVAELEARLKDVSPEERARAKLDLAVVSVLLDAGSGPKWRYVEQGGKTWARSEGLAVASFRMFMDGVFSSDPARPLCADAEGLSRLSLDALARGLQVSESNPLDGLEGRLHLMHGLGRVLPRPGTLFDLVVAQGKSVRASELLGHVLEQLGPIWPGRVMVDAVNLGDVWPHSALGPVEGVEALVPFHKLSQWLTYSLVEPLEEAGVRVVELDGLTGLPEYRNGGLFVDLGVLVPRDARLTSEALRPSEEPIVEWRALTVALLDRVAALVRGRLGMSAEELPLGKVLQGGTWTAGRKVAAEARPGGVPPIRVDSDGTVF; encoded by the coding sequence ATGTCTGAGCGGCCCGTGGGGAGGACGCAGGTGTCCCCGGCCGTCGCGTGGCTGCGCACCCCCGCGGCCATCCGTGAGCGCTGCCACCAGCTGCTGGAGCTGGGGCTCGCCGGGAAGCTCACGCACTTCCACGTGGAGCCCGCGCGGCTGTCGGCCGTGGTGGACACGGTGCTGGCCGTCACGCGCGAGGCGTACCCCACGCTGGACATCCCGCTGCACAGCCGCTGGCGTCACTTCGACGCGGGCGGCGTCCCGCGCGTGGCGGAGCTGGAGGCGCGGCTGAAGGACGTGTCGCCCGAGGAGCGCGCGCGGGCGAAGCTGGACCTGGCCGTGGTGAGCGTGCTGCTGGACGCGGGCAGCGGCCCCAAGTGGCGCTACGTCGAGCAGGGTGGGAAGACGTGGGCGCGCTCGGAAGGGCTGGCGGTGGCCAGCTTCCGCATGTTCATGGACGGCGTCTTCTCGTCGGACCCGGCCCGGCCGCTGTGCGCGGACGCGGAGGGGCTGAGCCGGCTGTCGCTCGACGCGCTCGCGCGGGGGCTCCAGGTCTCCGAGTCGAATCCACTGGATGGGCTCGAGGGCCGGCTGCACCTGATGCACGGCCTGGGGCGCGTGCTGCCACGGCCCGGGACGCTGTTCGACCTGGTGGTCGCGCAGGGCAAGAGCGTGCGCGCCTCGGAGCTGCTGGGGCACGTGCTGGAGCAGCTGGGGCCCATCTGGCCGGGGCGGGTGATGGTGGACGCCGTCAACCTGGGTGACGTGTGGCCGCACTCGGCGCTGGGCCCGGTGGAGGGCGTGGAGGCGCTGGTGCCCTTCCACAAGTTGTCCCAGTGGCTGACGTACTCGCTGGTGGAGCCGCTGGAGGAGGCGGGCGTGCGCGTGGTGGAGCTGGACGGGCTCACCGGCCTGCCCGAGTACCGCAACGGCGGCCTCTTCGTGGACCTGGGCGTGCTGGTGCCCCGGGACGCGCGGCTCACGAGCGAGGCCCTGCGCCCGAGCGAGGAGCCCATCGTCGAGTGGCGCGCGCTGACGGTGGCGCTGTTGGACCGGGTGGCGGCGCTGGTGCGCGGCCGGCTGGGGATGAGCGCGGAGGAGCTGCCCCTGGGCAAGGTGCTGCAGGGAGGCACGTGGACGGCGGGGCGCAAGGTGGCCGCCGAGGCGCGCCCCGGCGGCGTGCCGCCCATCCGCGTGGACAGCGACGGAACGGTGTTCTGA
- a CDS encoding GTP cyclohydrolase II, producing the protein MADKKPFNSIRLTSHPDGDTPSVPIRWGEAEPLRRGPVVATLTEPGHRNVIGTHAGSYAVYRALAVAAGMLPQDHRADLKDTSPAAEIGPHPSWSNPDRIVSLDPWGAVAPQAFRPFYEQGVDFRPTIAVTRAHINLPELRDAVEAGRLVPDGDLLTANGDIKVVKAAVDPVWHLPGIARRFGLTESALRRGLFEQTGGMFPELITRPDLHVFLPPIGGLTLYAFGDIRSVSNKDIPLAVRVHDECNGSDVFGSDICTCRPYLAHGIEECVRTSQAGGAGIIVYLRKEGRALGEVTKFLVYNARKRQEGGDSAATYFHRTECVAGVQDMRFQELMPDVLHWLGITRIHRFVSMSDMKHDAIVRSGIEILERVPIPEELVPADAKVEMEAKKAAGYFTKGPVADAVGLAQVKGRGLDV; encoded by the coding sequence ATGGCAGACAAGAAGCCCTTCAATTCCATCCGTCTCACCTCGCATCCGGATGGCGACACGCCGAGCGTGCCCATCCGCTGGGGTGAGGCGGAGCCGCTGCGCCGAGGGCCCGTGGTGGCCACGCTCACCGAGCCCGGCCACCGCAACGTCATCGGCACGCACGCGGGCTCCTACGCCGTCTACCGCGCGCTCGCCGTGGCCGCGGGCATGCTGCCGCAGGACCACCGCGCGGACCTGAAGGACACCTCGCCCGCCGCGGAGATTGGCCCGCATCCGTCCTGGAGCAACCCGGACCGCATCGTCTCCCTGGACCCGTGGGGCGCGGTGGCGCCGCAGGCCTTCCGTCCCTTCTACGAGCAGGGCGTCGACTTCCGTCCCACCATCGCCGTCACCCGCGCGCACATCAACCTGCCGGAGCTGCGCGACGCGGTGGAGGCGGGCCGGCTCGTCCCGGACGGCGACCTGCTCACCGCCAACGGCGACATCAAGGTGGTGAAGGCCGCGGTGGACCCGGTGTGGCACCTGCCGGGAATCGCGCGGCGCTTCGGCCTGACGGAGAGCGCGCTGCGCCGCGGCCTCTTCGAGCAGACGGGCGGCATGTTCCCGGAATTGATTACGCGCCCGGACCTGCACGTCTTCCTGCCGCCCATCGGCGGGCTCACGCTGTATGCCTTCGGCGACATCCGCTCGGTGTCCAACAAGGACATCCCGCTGGCGGTGCGCGTGCACGACGAGTGCAATGGCTCGGACGTGTTCGGCAGCGACATCTGCACCTGTCGGCCGTACCTGGCGCACGGCATCGAGGAGTGCGTGCGCACGTCGCAGGCGGGCGGCGCGGGCATCATCGTCTACCTGCGCAAGGAGGGCCGCGCGCTGGGCGAAGTCACCAAGTTCCTGGTCTACAACGCGCGCAAGCGCCAGGAGGGCGGCGACTCCGCGGCCACGTACTTCCACCGCACCGAGTGCGTGGCGGGCGTGCAGGACATGCGCTTCCAGGAGCTGATGCCGGACGTGCTCCACTGGCTGGGCATCACCCGCATCCACCGCTTCGTGTCGATGAGCGACATGAAGCACGACGCGATTGTGCGCTCGGGCATCGAAATCCTCGAGCGCGTGCCCATTCCCGAGGAGCTGGTCCCCGCCGACGCGAAGGTGGAGATGGAGGCGAAGAAGGCGGCGGGCTACTTCACCAAGGGCCCCGTGGCGGACGCGGTGGGGCTGGCGCAGGTGAAGGGACGGGGCCTCGATGTCTGA
- the mmsA gene encoding CoA-acylating methylmalonate-semialdehyde dehydrogenase, which yields MSFVELPESVVPCRNLVGGEWLVPQGATLLDVRSPYTGTVIGRVPLTPAEGVAQAVEAARPAAALWRNLSPRERTQPLFRFRSLLERDLNRLSHLAASEAGKTVAEARAGVLKGLEVCEFALSLQNLDSGAHLEVSRGVTCELRREPLGIVAGITPFNFPAMVPMWLFPIAVTLGNAFILKPSEKVPLTACALGELMREAGYPPGVFSVVHGARETVDALVAHPDVKALAFVGSSAVARQLYARGGERGKRVLALGGAKNHLIVAPDADPELTAQAVVDSFTGCAGQRCMAGSVLLAVGDIEPLLEDIARRAARLEVGPGMGAIIDKGAVERLEAAIARAATEGARVTLDGRGKRPVGEAWAGGNWLGPSILDHVRPDMEAARRELFGPVLSIIRVPTLSAALAVENASTHGNAASIFTTSGAVAQAAVEGVRAGMVGVNVGVPVPREPFSFGGTGESRFGHGDITGVSSLDFWTQLKKVTRKWSARTDGSWMS from the coding sequence TTGTCGTTCGTCGAGCTTCCCGAGAGCGTCGTTCCGTGTCGAAACCTGGTGGGAGGCGAGTGGCTGGTGCCGCAGGGCGCGACGCTGCTCGATGTCCGCAGCCCCTACACCGGCACCGTCATCGGCCGGGTTCCCCTCACGCCCGCGGAGGGTGTCGCGCAGGCGGTGGAGGCCGCGCGCCCCGCCGCCGCGCTGTGGCGCAACCTGTCGCCGCGCGAGCGCACCCAGCCCCTGTTCCGCTTCCGGAGCCTGCTGGAGCGGGACTTGAATCGACTCTCCCACCTGGCCGCGAGCGAGGCGGGCAAGACGGTGGCGGAGGCGCGCGCCGGGGTGCTCAAGGGTCTGGAGGTGTGCGAGTTCGCGCTGTCCCTGCAGAACCTGGACAGCGGCGCGCACCTGGAGGTCAGCCGGGGCGTCACGTGTGAGCTGCGCCGCGAGCCGTTGGGCATCGTCGCGGGCATCACCCCGTTCAACTTCCCGGCGATGGTGCCCATGTGGCTGTTCCCCATCGCGGTGACGCTGGGCAACGCCTTCATCCTCAAGCCGTCGGAGAAGGTGCCCCTCACCGCGTGCGCGCTGGGCGAACTCATGCGCGAGGCGGGCTATCCCCCCGGCGTCTTCTCCGTCGTGCACGGCGCGCGCGAGACGGTGGACGCGCTGGTGGCGCACCCGGACGTCAAGGCGCTGGCCTTCGTGGGCTCGTCGGCCGTGGCGCGGCAGCTCTACGCGCGCGGCGGTGAGCGCGGCAAGCGCGTGCTCGCGCTGGGCGGCGCGAAGAACCACCTCATCGTCGCGCCGGACGCGGACCCGGAGCTCACCGCGCAGGCCGTGGTGGACTCGTTCACCGGCTGCGCGGGCCAGCGCTGCATGGCGGGCAGCGTGCTCTTGGCGGTGGGCGACATCGAGCCCTTGCTCGAGGACATCGCCCGGCGCGCGGCGAGGCTCGAGGTGGGCCCCGGCATGGGCGCCATCATCGACAAGGGCGCGGTGGAGCGGCTGGAGGCGGCCATCGCCCGCGCGGCCACCGAGGGCGCGCGCGTCACGCTGGACGGGCGCGGCAAGCGTCCGGTGGGCGAGGCGTGGGCCGGCGGCAACTGGCTGGGCCCGTCCATCCTGGACCACGTGCGCCCGGACATGGAGGCCGCCAGGCGCGAGCTGTTCGGCCCGGTGCTGTCCATCATCCGCGTGCCCACGCTGTCGGCGGCGCTCGCGGTGGAGAACGCGTCCACCCATGGCAACGCCGCGTCCATCTTCACCACCAGCGGCGCGGTGGCGCAGGCGGCGGTGGAGGGCGTGCGCGCGGGCATGGTGGGCGTCAACGTGGGCGTGCCCGTCCCGCGCGAGCCGTTCTCCTTCGGCGGCACCGGTGAGTCGCGCTTCGGCCACGGCGACATCACCGGCGTCTCCAGCCTCGACTTCTGGACGCAGCTCAAGAAGGTCACCCGCAAGTGGTCGGCTCGCACCGACGGCTCGTGGATGAGCTGA
- a CDS encoding protein kinase domain-containing protein, with amino-acid sequence MTKNDTGDRGEGSVGTGSDDEGTASLVPAPADEGTMSLGTGDKLEGPLSLGTGGEHEGTMSLGTGDKLEGTLSLGAGSSGAGSGARGAGDRDVASRSYGTGDREVGWSSHGDDSATGPDEARRRAPPFSQVGRYVLLRRLGQGGMGVVYAAYDPDLDRKVALKLLHPDGRHDESEEARARLLREAQAMARVSHPHVIPVFDVGMWGDQVFVAMELVDGGTLASWLKESPRSWREILTRYVDAGRGLEAAHAAGLVHRDFKPANVLISRAGRVYVMDFGLARPIGEMREEDPLPEETRETLASSRRMLDTTLTGHGALVGTPNYMSPEQFRGATLDGRTDQFSFCAALYGALYGARPFDPGSVKAYVVSSMGETSQRTESLATPAGALATTATRPPPLAVREPPRDSKVPGWVRDAVLRGLSLEADARFPSMSALLEALSQEHNRLQRRRWVTAAGALGTTLALTAGAAWHQSRTCVDAGAQMDAAWSPSTSEKLATAFEATGRPFAKAMAERVTHALGDYAQAWKQQRVQACEATQVQGVKPEEQLDRQFVCLERRRKDFTATVSLLSSADAAMVEKSLDAALALPALGECEDAEALASAQRLPTDPRRRADIEALEEKLSHVRALMDAGKHPLALEAVKPLMAPIEATGHLPLRAEARYLNGWLLEQTGESTEAAKLLSRAVFDAEAGHADRLKATALNKLLFVEDGLRHFEPAARWGELAEATLERMGGDPVLLGDVRVNQANLAITQNQFDVAKARVEEARALYARELPEEHPKRARTTFLLAHVVNSLGDPALALKLMEEALQKTTAAMGPQHPDVARRHGLLSMTLREQGQDDKALPHAQAAADIFQALYGADNLKLAEALDEVGMCQLALRRFEDALKTYERALAMKQKVLPPGDDKLQFSLDGVGQALLGLGRAGEAVKPLREAVGFPSVPPDALAESGFALAKALAQTGQVPQAREEAARAKGWFTEAELPERAGEVDGFLASLPVERKAARPVRALVRPRKR; translated from the coding sequence ATGACCAAGAACGACACAGGCGACAGGGGCGAGGGCTCCGTCGGCACGGGCAGCGACGACGAGGGAACCGCCTCGCTCGTCCCGGCGCCTGCGGACGAGGGGACGATGTCCCTGGGCACGGGCGACAAGCTCGAAGGGCCCCTGTCCCTGGGCACGGGCGGCGAGCACGAGGGGACGATGTCCCTGGGCACGGGCGACAAGCTCGAAGGGACCCTGTCCCTGGGCGCCGGGAGCTCGGGTGCGGGCTCGGGCGCCCGCGGCGCGGGAGACCGGGACGTGGCCTCACGCTCCTACGGAACCGGGGACCGGGAGGTGGGCTGGAGCTCGCACGGTGACGACTCCGCCACGGGGCCCGACGAGGCGCGCCGCCGGGCGCCGCCCTTCTCCCAGGTGGGCCGGTACGTGCTGCTGCGCCGGCTGGGCCAGGGCGGCATGGGCGTGGTGTACGCGGCCTATGACCCGGATCTGGACCGGAAGGTGGCGCTCAAGCTGCTGCACCCGGACGGCCGTCACGACGAGTCCGAGGAGGCGCGGGCGCGGCTCTTGCGCGAGGCGCAGGCCATGGCGCGCGTCTCCCACCCGCACGTCATCCCGGTGTTCGACGTGGGCATGTGGGGCGATCAGGTCTTCGTCGCCATGGAGCTGGTGGATGGCGGCACGCTGGCGTCGTGGCTGAAGGAGTCACCGCGCTCGTGGCGCGAAATCCTCACGCGCTACGTGGACGCGGGCCGGGGCCTGGAGGCCGCGCACGCGGCGGGGCTGGTGCACCGCGACTTCAAGCCGGCCAACGTGCTCATCAGCCGCGCGGGCCGCGTGTACGTGATGGACTTCGGCCTGGCGCGCCCCATCGGCGAGATGCGCGAGGAGGACCCGCTCCCCGAGGAGACCCGCGAGACGCTCGCCTCCAGCCGGCGGATGCTGGACACCACGCTCACCGGACACGGCGCGCTGGTGGGCACGCCCAACTACATGTCCCCGGAGCAGTTCCGGGGCGCGACGTTGGACGGACGCACGGACCAGTTCAGCTTCTGCGCCGCGCTGTACGGCGCGCTCTACGGCGCGCGCCCCTTCGACCCGGGGAGCGTGAAGGCCTACGTCGTCTCGAGCATGGGCGAGACCTCCCAGCGCACCGAGTCGCTCGCCACGCCCGCGGGGGCCCTGGCGACCACCGCCACCCGGCCGCCGCCGCTCGCGGTGCGCGAGCCTCCGCGCGACTCGAAGGTGCCCGGCTGGGTGCGCGACGCGGTGCTGCGCGGCCTGTCGCTGGAGGCCGACGCGCGCTTCCCCTCCATGTCCGCGCTGCTGGAGGCCCTGTCCCAGGAGCACAACAGGCTCCAGCGCCGCCGGTGGGTGACGGCGGCGGGCGCGCTGGGCACCACGCTGGCGCTGACGGCGGGCGCGGCGTGGCACCAGTCGCGGACGTGCGTGGACGCGGGCGCGCAGATGGACGCGGCGTGGTCACCCTCCACGTCGGAGAAGCTGGCCACCGCGTTCGAGGCCACGGGCCGCCCCTTCGCGAAGGCGATGGCCGAGCGCGTGACGCACGCGCTGGGAGACTACGCGCAGGCGTGGAAGCAGCAGCGCGTGCAGGCCTGCGAGGCCACCCAGGTGCAGGGCGTGAAGCCCGAGGAGCAGCTGGACCGGCAGTTCGTGTGCCTGGAGCGCCGGCGCAAGGACTTCACCGCCACGGTGTCGCTCTTGTCGAGCGCGGACGCGGCGATGGTGGAGAAGTCGCTGGACGCGGCGCTCGCCCTGCCCGCGTTGGGGGAGTGCGAGGACGCGGAGGCGCTCGCCTCGGCGCAGCGGCTGCCCACCGACCCTCGGCGCCGCGCGGACATCGAGGCGCTGGAGGAGAAGCTCTCCCACGTGCGCGCGCTCATGGACGCGGGGAAGCACCCCCTGGCCCTGGAGGCGGTCAAGCCGCTGATGGCGCCCATCGAGGCCACGGGCCATCTGCCCTTGCGCGCCGAGGCGCGGTACCTGAACGGCTGGCTGCTGGAGCAGACGGGGGAGTCCACCGAGGCCGCGAAGCTGCTCTCACGCGCCGTGTTCGACGCCGAGGCCGGCCACGCGGACCGGCTGAAGGCGACGGCGCTCAACAAGCTGCTCTTCGTGGAGGACGGGCTGCGGCACTTCGAGCCCGCGGCGCGCTGGGGCGAGCTGGCCGAGGCCACCCTGGAGCGCATGGGCGGAGACCCGGTGCTGCTGGGCGACGTGCGCGTCAATCAAGCCAACCTGGCCATCACGCAGAACCAGTTCGACGTGGCCAAGGCGCGCGTGGAGGAGGCCCGCGCGCTCTACGCGAGGGAGCTGCCGGAGGAGCACCCCAAGCGCGCGCGCACCACGTTCCTGCTCGCGCACGTGGTGAACTCGCTCGGCGACCCGGCGCTCGCGCTGAAGCTGATGGAGGAGGCGCTCCAGAAGACCACCGCCGCCATGGGCCCCCAGCACCCCGACGTGGCCCGGCGCCACGGCCTGTTGTCCATGACGCTGCGAGAGCAGGGGCAGGACGACAAGGCCCTGCCCCACGCGCAGGCGGCGGCGGACATCTTCCAGGCCCTCTACGGCGCGGACAACCTGAAGCTGGCGGAGGCGCTCGACGAGGTGGGCATGTGTCAGCTCGCCCTGCGCCGCTTCGAGGACGCGCTGAAGACGTATGAGCGCGCGCTCGCGATGAAGCAGAAGGTGCTGCCCCCCGGCGACGACAAGCTGCAGTTCTCCCTGGACGGCGTGGGCCAGGCGCTGCTCGGGCTGGGCCGCGCGGGCGAGGCCGTGAAGCCGCTGCGCGAGGCGGTGGGCTTCCCGTCCGTGCCCCCGGACGCGCTGGCGGAGTCCGGGTTCGCGCTGGCGAAGGCGCTGGCCCAGACGGGACAGGTGCCCCAGGCGCGCGAGGAGGCCGCGCGGGCCAAGGGGTGGTTCACGGAGGCGGAGCTGCCCGAGCGCGCGGGGGAGGTGGACGGGTTCCTCGCCTCCCTGCCCGTGGAGAGGAAGGCCGCGCGGCCGGTGCGCGCGCTGGTGCGTCCCCGGAAGAGGTGA
- a CDS encoding sigma 54-interacting transcriptional regulator, whose amino-acid sequence MSLPPDEEEANLDATATLTRGRAGQVKMVLRILSGPDSGKVHPLRQGTHVVGKAPTCDIILADKAVSRQHLRLEVHDEHVVATDLESHNGSFCERLRFTSLELRPGSVITLGTTELKLMPEDTRERAVLLSDKDHFGALVGQSRKMREAFTLLERLAPGGADVLIQGETGTGKDLCAEAIHQQSPRKKGPFVIVDLAGVPGTLIESELFGHVKGAFTSAQTDRAGAFERAQGGTVFLDEVGELPLELQPRLLRVLERRQVKRVGANDYLSVNMRVVAATHVNLEQAVQQGKFRRDLFHRLAVLRVSLPPLRERPEDIPALIDHMLKQTGRAPSALSVQTRALLAQYPWPGNVRELRNVVEQVVNLGEEALPELESSGEAGAKVELDLPFKEAKERLIEGFERDYLKNLLERCEGNISRAAREADIDRVYLKKLLRKHDLDTGRDP is encoded by the coding sequence GTGTCGCTGCCGCCGGACGAGGAAGAGGCGAACCTGGATGCCACGGCCACGCTGACGCGCGGACGGGCGGGTCAGGTGAAGATGGTGCTCCGCATCCTCTCGGGTCCGGACTCCGGCAAGGTGCATCCGCTCCGACAGGGCACGCACGTGGTGGGCAAGGCGCCCACGTGCGACATCATCCTGGCGGACAAGGCCGTCTCCCGACAGCACCTGCGGCTGGAGGTGCATGACGAGCACGTGGTGGCCACGGACCTGGAATCGCACAACGGCTCGTTCTGCGAGCGGCTGCGCTTCACGTCCCTGGAGCTGCGCCCCGGCTCCGTCATCACCCTGGGCACCACCGAGCTGAAGCTGATGCCCGAGGACACGCGCGAGCGCGCCGTCCTGCTGTCGGACAAGGACCACTTCGGGGCGCTCGTCGGGCAGAGCCGCAAGATGCGCGAGGCCTTCACGCTGCTGGAGCGGCTGGCCCCCGGCGGCGCGGACGTGCTCATCCAGGGCGAGACGGGCACGGGCAAGGACCTGTGCGCGGAGGCCATCCACCAGCAGAGCCCGCGCAAGAAGGGCCCGTTCGTCATCGTGGACCTGGCGGGCGTGCCGGGCACGCTCATCGAGAGCGAGCTGTTCGGCCACGTGAAGGGCGCGTTCACCAGCGCGCAGACGGACCGCGCGGGCGCCTTCGAGCGCGCGCAGGGCGGCACGGTGTTCCTGGACGAGGTGGGTGAGCTGCCGCTGGAGCTGCAGCCGCGCCTGCTGCGCGTGCTCGAGCGCCGGCAGGTCAAGCGCGTGGGCGCCAACGACTACCTGTCCGTGAACATGCGCGTGGTGGCCGCCACGCACGTGAATCTGGAGCAGGCGGTGCAGCAGGGGAAGTTCCGGCGGGACTTGTTCCACCGGCTCGCGGTGCTGCGGGTGAGCCTGCCGCCCCTGCGTGAGCGCCCCGAGGACATCCCGGCCCTCATCGACCACATGCTCAAGCAGACGGGCCGGGCGCCCAGCGCGCTGTCGGTCCAGACGCGCGCGCTGCTGGCGCAGTACCCCTGGCCCGGCAACGTGCGTGAGCTGCGCAACGTGGTGGAGCAGGTGGTCAACCTGGGCGAGGAGGCCCTGCCGGAGCTGGAGTCCTCCGGCGAGGCGGGCGCCAAGGTCGAACTGGACCTCCCCTTCAAGGAAGCCAAGGAGCGCCTCATCGAGGGCTTCGAGCGCGACTACCTGAAGAACCTCCTGGAGCGTTGCGAGGGGAACATCTCCCGGGCCGCCCGAGAAGCGGACATTGACCGTGTCTACTTGAAGAAACTGCTGCGCAAGCACGACCTGGATACGGGGCGGGACCCTTAA
- a CDS encoding ICP22 family protein: MSVRLPQNAPRPGVPTRSAREEAAREQAKPAEAKKSDKSTQAKGTGGKPATGGKTGARPAEGEQAQQGAQGGVHRDGMDAGAQRGGSGGLEGFTQGGAEALGTAPPTGTSTGMAAKPAQAAMSTPAGAQQSPRAEPQAPAPTPQSARESSSAQAPREQDIAERAPREETPASREGRARVRAAVMDRLMRGYADLEAKLSQFVQAPGRHQGVVTVPIMMSESSITLEFWAVAAGTPEDRAFLTEVLGVPANVDDAYLLELLREEIHLAFDVFQRSEPGKQVRAAYEAVLTRYDAARIQTVIEGHDTGPMVAECARLQLTCEPDFTRSLLLSPGQLAVARFADEGSATQVMVAGLTLQQLGSLVGHLRTLNPMLSNAQVRTLLFRASTDLKLALRKPLGDAEVERVQELAKQLLRLQAVELLFV, from the coding sequence ATGAGCGTCCGCCTCCCGCAGAATGCCCCCCGTCCCGGAGTCCCCACGCGGTCCGCGAGGGAGGAGGCGGCGCGCGAGCAGGCGAAGCCCGCGGAGGCGAAGAAGTCGGACAAGTCCACCCAGGCGAAGGGCACCGGCGGCAAGCCCGCGACGGGTGGGAAGACCGGCGCCCGCCCCGCCGAGGGTGAACAGGCGCAGCAGGGCGCGCAGGGGGGTGTCCACCGCGACGGGATGGACGCCGGCGCCCAGCGCGGCGGCTCCGGCGGGCTCGAGGGCTTCACCCAGGGCGGCGCCGAGGCGCTCGGCACGGCGCCCCCGACGGGCACCTCCACGGGGATGGCGGCGAAGCCCGCACAGGCGGCGATGTCCACGCCCGCCGGTGCGCAGCAGTCCCCGCGCGCCGAGCCGCAGGCGCCCGCGCCGACGCCGCAGTCCGCGCGAGAGTCCTCCTCCGCACAGGCTCCGCGTGAGCAGGACATCGCGGAGCGCGCGCCTCGCGAGGAGACGCCGGCCTCGCGAGAAGGCCGCGCGAGGGTGCGGGCCGCCGTGATGGACCGGCTGATGCGAGGCTACGCCGACCTGGAGGCCAAGCTCTCCCAGTTCGTCCAGGCCCCGGGGCGCCATCAGGGCGTGGTCACCGTGCCCATCATGATGAGCGAGAGCTCCATCACGCTCGAGTTCTGGGCGGTGGCCGCCGGGACGCCCGAGGACCGGGCCTTCCTGACCGAGGTGCTCGGGGTGCCGGCCAACGTGGATGACGCGTACCTGCTCGAGCTGCTGCGCGAGGAGATCCACCTGGCCTTCGACGTGTTCCAGCGCTCGGAGCCGGGCAAGCAGGTCCGCGCGGCGTACGAGGCGGTGCTCACCCGCTACGACGCGGCCCGCATCCAGACCGTCATCGAGGGCCACGACACCGGCCCGATGGTGGCCGAGTGTGCCCGGCTCCAGCTGACGTGCGAGCCGGACTTCACCCGCTCGCTGCTGCTGTCCCCGGGCCAGCTCGCCGTCGCGCGCTTCGCCGACGAGGGCAGCGCCACGCAGGTGATGGTGGCCGGCCTGACGCTGCAGCAGCTGGGCTCACTCGTGGGCCACCTGCGCACGCTCAACCCGATGCTCAGCAACGCGCAGGTGCGCACGCTGTTGTTCCGCGCCTCCACGGATTTGAAGCTCGCGTTGCGAAAGCCACTGGGTGACGCGGAGGTGGAGCGCGTTCAGGAGCTGGCGAAGCAGCTGCTCCGGCTCCAGGCCGTCGAGCTGCTCTTCGTCTGA
- a CDS encoding glycoside hydrolase 64/thaumatin family protein: MALSPISRSAVSPVAPSLSSRAESVSQAARPTPMNAPSAQSLFQKDRFETGGLKSAEGLQKLVKVLASQLEALNELAQVLGGAQGQGGTGVPPLGGAQGGTGVPPLDGLAGPGALAGCAEAPSAGPQQVPSLGAQAPSAVSKAAAPSIGQPAAGAEAVGAKEKVSDSQGAKRDGNTLSLYNDGDKPMTIQFTPNAGEKAVDTVTLQPGENRTVKFPEGWSGNFRSTSGDGKNATLGEVKFDGGFGKTYYDVSYIEGHNTAMTMQPVSGGRTSGTLENLLASAPDAVKARGEDGSVYGIKKTTTSEVKDPAVVDFFRKHVGADQGYVIPTDDASTLGSGDSNLVVRMKNLT, translated from the coding sequence ATGGCGCTCTCCCCCATCTCCCGCTCCGCTGTCTCCCCCGTCGCGCCCTCGCTGTCGTCCCGCGCCGAGTCGGTGTCGCAGGCGGCGCGGCCGACGCCGATGAACGCGCCCTCGGCCCAGTCCCTCTTCCAGAAGGACCGCTTCGAGACGGGCGGCCTCAAGAGCGCGGAGGGACTCCAGAAGCTGGTGAAGGTGCTCGCCTCGCAGCTGGAGGCCCTCAATGAGCTGGCGCAGGTGCTCGGTGGCGCCCAGGGTCAGGGCGGCACGGGCGTGCCCCCGCTGGGGGGCGCGCAGGGCGGCACGGGCGTGCCTCCGCTGGACGGCCTCGCGGGTCCGGGAGCGCTCGCGGGTTGCGCCGAGGCCCCCTCCGCGGGCCCGCAGCAGGTCCCGAGCCTCGGTGCCCAGGCCCCGTCCGCCGTGAGCAAGGCCGCGGCCCCCTCCATCGGCCAGCCCGCCGCCGGCGCGGAGGCGGTCGGCGCGAAGGAGAAGGTCTCCGACTCGCAGGGCGCGAAGAGGGACGGCAACACGCTCTCGCTCTACAACGACGGCGACAAGCCGATGACCATCCAGTTCACCCCGAACGCGGGTGAGAAGGCGGTGGACACGGTCACCCTCCAGCCGGGCGAGAACCGCACGGTGAAGTTCCCCGAGGGGTGGTCGGGCAACTTCCGCAGCACGTCGGGCGACGGGAAGAACGCCACGCTCGGCGAGGTGAAGTTCGACGGGGGCTTCGGCAAGACCTACTACGACGTCAGCTACATCGAGGGGCACAACACCGCGATGACGATGCAGCCCGTCAGCGGTGGCCGGACGTCCGGGACGCTGGAGAACCTGCTCGCCTCCGCGCCGGACGCGGTGAAGGCCCGAGGTGAGGACGGGTCGGTGTATGGAATCAAGAAGACCACCACCTCGGAGGTGAAGGACCCGGCGGTGGTAGACTTCTTCCGCAAGCACGTCGGCGCGGACCAGGGTTATGTCATCCCCACCGACGACGCGAGCACGCTGGGCAGCGGTGACAGCAACCTGGTCGTCCGCATGAAGAACCTCACCTGA